The window ATTCAGAGTGGTTACGTTAAATGAAAAGGCCATGATTGCTGTATCCTGTATTCTACATGAGAGTGTGCCAACTTTACATTAACGTTAAGGGGACCATTTCTCTGCATGGACGTTGATCAAATGACTAGACCTCGGAGCTTTATAATCAGCTAATAATGTTTATATTCACCGTTTTAATAAACTTTCTCTGTTATTACCGCCGAGCAAAAAAACAGAACAAAAATTATTAGTGATCAAATGAGCAAAGAATGGAGTGTTTACCATATGAGGAAGGTTTCTTAAGCAATCCGAGGAAAACTTGATAAGGATTTGAAAACACCACTTGGATCCCTTTAAGTTCCTTGTTCAGCCTATTCACCAGACCACTCAACTTATTGTTGAAACTTAAAGCCACCATGTTGTATTCCTCCATGCATTCATATCCATTAAACAGATTTGTTGTTCTTTCTAGTGGCATGCATCCCATTGGGGGTAGACCTCCGACTGATACTTTACGAGCTCCCAGCTTGTACAGGTCTGTAACGAATTTTCTAGCGATTCCAATTAGAAATACCTGATATTGATCCACAGTGAATTGATTTCTCCGGTCAGGCATTGTGTAGTAGTTCTCCAGGAAATCGTTTGTGCCTAAGCTCATCAGGTACAATGCTTCTTTTATTACTATCTTTGCCTTGGCTTCACCGAGATAGGCCTTCAGTTTCCTCTGGTACTCCTTGTAGTAGTCAAGTTCCCTAGACAAAGAAATCACAGACTGCGGAAAATAGTGCTTTAGTACAGGGGCTGATCCTCGGAGGGTCACCAagtaaattttcagaaaatatcTATCTATTTTTAGATTTGTGGGGGCATTTTCataatttagaatggtgaaaaaatgccAAACAAAATTGCAGGAGGACACGTGTCCCCGTGCCTCttactagatccgcccctgttTTAGTATGTGCATTTACTATGACTGGGCAAAAAAATATCGATATTTATAACATGCATGAGGAGCTTACCAGGACATCAGAAGTTGCATTGTCATAACCACTTCCTGCAGAAGCAAAAGTGACTCCAACAGCAAAATCCGATATATTGTACATAGGATCAAGGTACGCGGGCACAATTGGCCTGAGGCCGAAAGCTTCAGAGATGAAATCAGTCGGAACCCTGCCATTTGAGAATCTCCCTGTTGGTACTCCACCAGGGAAGTCGCGGCCATAAGGCACAAAATTGCTTCTCGCAACTGTGGGAATCTGATTGTTGTTTCCAGCATCAACGGATGAGTCCCCGAATACTATAACTGCAGGAACTTTGGCTTCAGTAGTTCTACTCATTAGCATTATAACAAATTCAGCTAATATCATAAGCACCCATGTTCTATGTATGAATACCATTTTCTTCTTAAGGATGAACCACGAAACTATGTTCGCAAACTGGCTCtgcacatatatatagatactattaagtctgataaaattaatttgttagTACGTAATAATAATTGTTTGTGGGGAGTTCTAATAAATAGCAACCAAAATCCAGTGCTTGTGCTGGTGACAATAGTTTAAGATATGGTTAGCTAGCTCGACTGTCTACTGAGTGGTGCATTACATTATGAACGTGCATGCCTTTGAGAAATTAATACCCCTTGCTACAATCTTTTAAGAGTAGCAACTAATCGATGATGCTTTTGTGTTTTGGTAGTTGAATATAGTTTTCTGTGCTCTGTTCTTACTTTGCTAACAAGCTCTCACGATCTTTTACCTGAATAGTGATTGATTCAGCGGCCTAAACTTCAAGTTAGGTGATTCTTTACTATTCCAAGGGCTTGCTACATCTTGGATAATTATATGCTTAATTTGTAGGCTAGTACAGGAGACTGAGCACGGAACCAGGAATGTGAAAGACAATGGGTTGAAATATGATTTAAGAGCTTTCATTTcagtaaatattaaatatcagcCGGGGTGGTGGCGATATCCCGATGTCTTGACAAGAATTCGACCATAAAATACGAATTTGGGTAGGAGGTTTTTGGGTTCGAATTAATCCAAAATCAACGTGAAAAATCGGGTAAAAAAGTTTCGAGTCGAATTCGGGTTATccaaaattatgtatatatgctacaaaaatattatatatagtatttttgtattatctattattaaatttaataaatatttttccttcgatataataaaattaatttattatgattGAAATaacacttatttatttattattttaaaaagatataattATTAATCAATTGTTATAAGTAGGTTGGGTTCGGGATATCTGTGAGTAATACTGGTCGGGATTGGGTTTGAGTATTTTGAACCATTAAAACTTCTCGGATGGAGCAAAAGGTAGCACATCACTGAACTATCAACTAATCATCAAACCGATTATTTGGTGTGACGGTGTCTTAATATTCCTTTTCAGCTTGATATATGGTAGAACAAAAGtatgaaacacacacaaaacgGGAGCTAATTAGCACATAGTATTAACTGTGCAGATTAGGACATTTGAAGTGGAACAACATAGTATAACAGGATCTATGTTCTTAACAATGTTGGGAATAAAACAAGCCAGAGAGCCCCGTGAAATAAGTCTTCTGAACCACACACGACTGGCAACACTTTTTGTGACTTCTTGTTTGAGGTAGTTAGAAAAACGAAATGGGCCAAAAAGACATGGTCCATGCTCCATAGTAATATGGATCCATGAAGATGATAATTAAGGTGCATATCGTTTTTCAATATCGAACTTGTTGAGCCATTAAAATGGAGGCTcttttctctcaatttccaacCCCTTATTTTCAGATCTGAGCTTTGTATATATAGCCCTCCCGTGTGTGTCTTGCGTGTGATCTCTTCTGCATATACTTGTTTTGGACTTTCCTTGGGCTTTTGTAGTTTTGGGCTGGAGGTCCAAAGGTGATCCGGGGCTTGAGGCCCAACATTAGTCCCCCTCCAAAGTAGTTCCAGATCTTTAGATGTGGATTAGATTATTTTGGGAAGCGTTTTTACCGCATGTGACTTTTGTTGCTTGACAAGTTTATTATGGCGTGGAGGCGGTGAGCCATTTTTTGTAAATAGGTGCAGAGAAGTTGAGGAGCTGGAACCTGCAGTGCATGTTGATGAGATTCCTGCGGACAAAGAGTCTCTTTCCTCTCTAGTTGTTTTCTACCAAACAATCGAAGCCAGTCTAATGGTGATAATTGCTGAAAGAACATAATGGCTAAAAGAATAAACTGCCGAGTGAAGTAGAGGGGCTGTGAGCTTAACTCGGAGAACCATCTTTTCAGTGAAGCAGAGGGGCTGTGGGCTGTGAGCTTGGAGAACCGTCTTCGATGGTGATATCGATGTTGTCACTTCTGGCTTTTAGGTTTGATGATCGATTTCAACATAAATAGGGGGTCATCTTGTGGAGATTACCTTGATTCACATACCAGTTTGCCCGCGAAGCGGGCTTATATTGGAGATGATGTGTTTAGGCAGATGAAGCCTTGGGGCGTGATACCTGAGACCCGTTGTAAGGCTTTCCCTGTCATTTAAAGGACGCTCGTCGAGCTAGTGAAGCGATGTAGTGAGAAGGCATGATGCCTGAGATCCGTTGTAGGGCTTTGCCTGCCATTTAAGGGACGCTCACTGAGCTAGTGGAGCGATGTAGTGAGGGGGCGTGATACTTGGGATCCGTTGTAGGGTTTTGCCTTCCATTTAAAGGACGCTCACTGAGCTAGTGAAGCGGTGTAGTGAGGAGGCAGACAACAGAGCCACTTTGTTCATCGGTTCAATATTTCAGTGCCTCCCTTTCTGAtcagatttgaaaatatcatcTCTCTACTCGAACTCTCAAAAAGCAACTAATAGGCATCCTACTATGAGGCAAGGAGCTTGCTAGCTTTGGAAGTCATGGATTACTAGAGCTTCGAACGTCGGAGGAGCCGATGAAGTAAGGAGGCAGAGCCGCTGAAGCGAAGAGGCGATTTGACCTTGAAGGTCAATGACAACTAGAGCTTAAAATACTTTAGAGGCCGGAGAAATAATGAAGCAAAGCCGCCGAAGTGAAGATGCATGTCGTTGAAGCACTTTAGCGTCCTCTTCTCGAGACAAATGTATAAAAATCTTCaagttttagttattttttgggCTTCCAACATCTTCTCATAAAGGAATATCGGTAGGGACCTTGAGGCCTCCAAAGTGTGACTTGGTGAGTTGTTTATCCACTGTAATATCATCATCTAAGAGAGATTTAAAAGCGCCTCACAATCGGGGCGCTTCACAAAGGGACGCTTCAAAACTTGGTAGCTCAAAGAGCAATTGAGAATGCTCGGACGCTCAATGAGTAATTAAGAACGCTTCAAAAATTGGACGCTGCAAGAGCTGTTGGAGCAAAGAGCCGAATTATGAAGCCATTTTGAGGATATGTCTTTTACTTTCAAGGATGCTCcgagagctgatggagcgaagaggTGAAATATGGAGTTATTTTGAGGCTATGCCTTTTATTTTCAAGCATGCTCTgagagctgatggagcgaagaggcAAAATATGGAGTCATTTTGAGGCTATGCCTTTTACTTTTACGgatgctccaagagctgatggagcaaAGAGGCGAATTATAGATTCATGTTTTTTGGATTCCCATagggatgtatgtttgtttctTTTGATCCCGTTCCCGTTgggattcaaatttttgtatgctccaagagctgatagAGTGAAGGGGCGAATTCTAGATTCAAGTTTTTTGGATTCCCATAtggatgtatgtttgtttctTTGGATGCCGTTgggattcaaatttttgtatgctccaagagctgatggagtgAAGGGCGAATTCtagattcaattttttttggaatCTCATAGGGATATATGTTTGTTTCCCCTGAATTTCGCTgggattcaaatttttgtatgctccaagagctgatgaaGCGAAGAGGCGATGAGCTGGTGAGCCGATGAGCTGATGAGCTGATGAGCCGATGAACTACGGGAGGCGATAGAGCATGGAGGCCAATCGTTGAACCACTTGAGGGCTGTGTTAGAtacttttctgaaaatttcaatACTATCTCGGTTCAATGGCTCCACGCCTCCTTTTTCGATCAGATCTGAGAATATTCACTCCAAGCAGCCTTCACTCCATATCAGTTCCTCTTTCAGATCTAATTTTCCTCATGTAGTCTCTATCAAACTTGGTGGCGTCGGATCTCTTAGCTTGGCAGCTCGTATATCACCCACCGTGGTGGCGCATAGATCAGCAACCGTAGTGGCGCCTAGCTCAACAACAATGACAAAAATATCCGAAAACAAATCGCCAAGCAACGTAGAGCATACACAACAAATCGCCAAGTAACGTAGAGCATACAGGAACATAGCTTCTTCATTGGAGATCTCGAATGTAGGTAGATCGAGATTCATTATTCCAACAGAAGTGTGTGTGTAtagatgtatgtatatatattttttatggttGTATAGATCTCGAATGCAGGACATGGCTTCTCGGGAACAGGGAGCACCTCTCTCGTCGCCGGATCTGGCGGCGATTTGTAGAGCTCATCCTCGTTTTCGATAGTAGCTTTGCAGATCGGAGATATGAGTTTTGTGGTTGGAAAAGCGagagcccctccttctagcgccaaatgttgAGCCATTAAAATGGAGGCTcttttctctcaatttccaacCCCTTATTTTCAGATCTGAGCTTTGTATATATAGCCCTCCCGTGTGTGTCTTGCGTGTGATCTCTTCTGCATATACTTGTTTTGGACTTTCCTTGGGCTTTTGTAGTTTTGGGCTGGAGGTCCAAAGGTGATCCGGGGCTTGAGGCCCAACATTAGTCCCCCTCCAAAGTAGTTCCAGATCTTTAGATGTGGATTAGATTATTAACTGTGCAGATTAGGACATTTGAAGTGGAACAACATAGTATAACAGGATCTATGTTCTTAACAATGTTGGGAATAAAACAAGCCAGAGAGCCCCGTGAAATAAGTCTTCTGAACCACACACGACTGGCAACACTTTTTGTGACTTCTTGTTTGAGGTAGTTAGAAAAACGAAATGGGCCAAAAAGACATGGTCCATGCTCCATAGTAATATGGATCCATGAAGATGATAATTAAGGTGCATATCGTTTTTCAATATCGAACTATACCAGCTACTTAAATGACGTGAAAGCTCACCAGAAACGGAGGCTGCTGCACCAAATTAAATTCACATCATTGTCATTCTTTCTTTCATGTGTCTGTTGATGATCAAGTAGGTGATGCTAAATTCAATGCTCATGCATCTGTGTGTGCATATATGTACAGGAAAATTCTAGACCCGAAAAAAGATCTCGAATTTGTTCCCAAATCACATGTAACAGTCTCGATCGGATGCATCACATGCAATTGAGTAAAATTGACATGCCCAATATCAACATCCCCCGATTAAAATAGTCCACACTATCACGTCACCTATGACATATCATCCGAGAATTTCTTTTTTCCCTCCCTTCCAGGGACGGAGGCGACATAGGAGATACTTGCCCCCACTGACAttcataatatatgtatatatctcatACATTGTTAATAGAAAATTTGTTTTGCACCATGATTGTGGAGTTAAGTTGAATCCAACTTACgacatcaaaattaaattattaacagAAATTTTATTCACATCCGCTCGCCTAAAATCCTAGCTCCTTCTCTGCTCCCTCCCCATCTGACTCCATGATCTAATGCATGCATGTGTGAATAATGAACATGAGATATGGGGTCGCAAGGTGACACATATATAGTAAACAAATAAAGAACGAAACGATCTGTCACAATTACTGAAACTGAGCACCGAAAATTAGGTGAAATCCA of the Daucus carota subsp. sativus chromosome 4, DH1 v3.0, whole genome shotgun sequence genome contains:
- the LOC108216895 gene encoding GDSL esterase/lipase At2g04570, whose amino-acid sequence is MVFIHRTWVLMILAEFVIMLMSRTTEAKVPAVIVFGDSSVDAGNNNQIPTVARSNFVPYGRDFPGGVPTGRFSNGRVPTDFISEAFGLRPIVPAYLDPMYNISDFAVGVTFASAGSGYDNATSDVLSVISLSRELDYYKEYQRKLKAYLGEAKAKIVIKEALYLMSLGTNDFLENYYTMPDRRNQFTVDQYQVFLIGIARKFVTDLYKLGARKVSVGGLPPMGCMPLERTTNLFNGYECMEEYNMVALSFNNKLSGLVNRLNKELKGIQVVFSNPYQVFLGLLKKPSSYGFVEAETACCATGMFEMGYACSRLRALSCEDADKYIFWDAFHPTQRTSRIISDHLVKTVLHKFL